From Triticum aestivum cultivar Chinese Spring chromosome 4A, IWGSC CS RefSeq v2.1, whole genome shotgun sequence, a single genomic window includes:
- the LOC123085804 gene encoding uncharacterized protein, with the protein MILQLFSFMCCFSALLSSMICFSLIHFVAYMDAIYYSADICYYIILFANLKRSLKEKRFSYAPESGVRYDGVYSLRTVGGRLVFSGGSQIHRCKDRYNWASHYFFSRIGSPLAALPTECHPAASSHPPSGTSPPAPRPVHPQRLSLSRRHWPVGTEVESRMVMVPRRTLERRLIASLLPYPWSGAAPTTLRWPHNIFFSKGVSVAEILTDGWESAQSTWTHWCYILKL; encoded by the exons ATGATATTGCAGCTCTTTTCATTTATGTGTTGTTTTAGTGCATTATTATCTTCCATGATTTGTTTTTCATTGATACATTTTGTTGCATATATGGACGCCATCTACTATTCAGCTGATATTTGTTATTATATCATCTTGTTTGCGAACTTAAAAAGGTCCCTCAAAGAGAAGCGTTTTTCATATGCTCCTGAATCTGGTGTGCGGTATGATGGAGTTTACAGTTTGAGAACTGTTGGAGGAAGACTGGTATTCAG CGGAGGGTCACAGATTCACAGGTGTAAGGATCGGTACAATTGGGCCTCGCATTATTTTTTTTCCAGAATTGGGT CGCCGTTGGCCGCGCTGCCTACCGAGtgccaccccgccgcctcctcccaccCCCCATCTGGGACCTCACCGCCCGCTCCCCGCCCGGTACACCCACAACGCTTGAGTCTGAGCAGACGCCATTGGCCCGTGGGCACAGAAGTAGAGTCCAGGATGGTGATGGTGCCAAGGAGGACTCTCGAACGCCGATTGATTGCATCGTTGCTGCCGTACCCATGGAGTGGCGCGGCTCCAACCACTCTGAGATG GCCGCACAACATTTTCTTTAGCAAAGGTGTCTCTGTTGCTGAGATTCTTACAGATGGCTGGGAGTCGGCGCAAAGTACATGGACACATTGGTGCTATATTTTAAAATTGTGA